One genomic window of Polyangium aurulentum includes the following:
- the egtB gene encoding ergothioneine biosynthesis protein EgtB: protein MAARYRRIRALTLDHCRTLEPEDYVVQTMDDVSPTKWHLAHTTWFFETFLLREARSGHRPLHPGYEVLFNSYYNAVGPQFPRARRGLLSRPTVREVLEYRSHVDEGMLRLLEGDASPLVLERTRLGLEHEQQHQELLLMDIKHVFWTNPLRPALRADAARPSERPAPKLSWVAGPEGVHEIGHAGAGFCFDNETPRHTVLLHPFAMASRCVTNAEYLAFIEDGGYARSDLWLSDGWALVKAEGWGGPLYWEKRDGAFQEMTLGGMRPLDPHAPVTHVSHYEADAYARWAGARLPTETEWEVMARGASVEGNFVESGRLHPAAARDGGEGGLAQLFGDVWEWTGSAYLPYPGFRSAPGAIGEYNGKFMSGQMVLRGGACVTPAGHVRGSYRNFFPPRSRWPFTGLRLARDA, encoded by the coding sequence CTGGCCGCCCGTTATCGGCGCATCCGCGCGCTCACGCTCGATCATTGCCGGACGCTCGAGCCCGAAGATTACGTCGTCCAGACCATGGACGACGTGAGCCCGACGAAGTGGCACCTCGCCCATACCACCTGGTTTTTCGAGACCTTCCTCCTGCGCGAGGCGCGCTCGGGCCATCGGCCCCTTCACCCGGGGTACGAGGTCCTCTTCAATTCCTATTACAATGCCGTCGGACCGCAGTTTCCGCGCGCGCGGCGAGGCCTCCTCTCGCGCCCCACGGTGCGCGAGGTGCTCGAATACCGCAGCCACGTGGACGAGGGCATGCTCCGGCTGCTCGAGGGCGATGCGAGCCCCCTCGTGCTCGAACGCACGCGCCTCGGGCTCGAGCACGAGCAGCAGCATCAAGAGCTGCTGCTGATGGACATCAAGCACGTCTTCTGGACGAACCCCCTGCGCCCGGCCCTGCGCGCGGACGCGGCCCGGCCTTCGGAGCGGCCCGCGCCGAAGCTCTCGTGGGTCGCGGGGCCGGAGGGCGTGCACGAGATCGGGCACGCGGGAGCGGGATTTTGCTTCGACAACGAGACGCCGCGCCACACGGTCCTGCTCCACCCCTTTGCGATGGCCTCGCGGTGCGTGACGAACGCCGAATACCTCGCGTTCATCGAGGACGGCGGCTACGCGCGCAGCGATCTGTGGCTTTCGGACGGCTGGGCGCTCGTCAAGGCCGAGGGGTGGGGGGGGCCGCTCTACTGGGAGAAGCGCGACGGCGCATTCCAGGAGATGACCCTCGGGGGCATGAGGCCGCTCGATCCGCACGCGCCGGTGACGCACGTCAGCCATTACGAGGCCGACGCTTACGCGCGCTGGGCGGGCGCCCGCTTGCCGACCGAGACCGAGTGGGAGGTCATGGCGCGCGGGGCGAGCGTCGAGGGCAATTTCGTCGAATCCGGCAGGCTCCACCCCGCGGCGGCGAGAGACGGCGGCGAGGGCGGGCTCGCGCAGCTCTTCGGCGACGTGTGGGAGTGGACGGGGAGCGCTTATCTGCCCTATCCCGGGTTCCGGTCCGCGCCGGGGGCGATCGGCGAATACAACGGCAAGTTCATGTCGGGCCAGATGGTCCTGCGCGGCGGGGCCTGCGTCACGCCCGCCGGGCACGTGCGCGGAAGCTATCGAAACTTCTTCCCCCCCCGATCGCGCTGGCCGTTCACCGGCCTGCGCCTCGCCAGGGACGCGTGA
- a CDS encoding DUF1592 domain-containing protein, with amino-acid sequence MKRFLRTAWLAGPLLAAACTGNLGDLPSEPTTGEAESPVCTGGIEPGKSPIRRMTRLEYNNTVHDLLGDDTKPASGFVPEEEALGFNNQASALVVSPLLAEQYMQAAEDLAAVAAPGLLAKIPSCTNDTASSACTGEVAKVVEDLGKRAFRRPVASDEVTEYVDLFTTGTGLGASPKDPSVGIQLVVQAMLQAPHFLYRVELGTSESVEGDVVSLSSWEMASRLSYLFWNTMPDPDLFAAAEADELTDPAQIEAQARRLLADPRARAGVTNFHDQWLGLGKIEDVASSGKDPVLYPDYSDALLPLMREETERFFDHAIFEEDADVTSLFTAPWSMMNKPLADFYGVTGPKGDAFERVELDPEKHAGFITQAGLLTLYAKPNRTSPVHRGKWVRQSLLCQIPPPPPDAVPPAPDVDPTKTTREQFSEHTSNELCRNCHRMLDPIGFGLENYDALGRYRDKENGKPVDASGEVLETRDANGPFNGAIELAERLGGSDQVRDCVSRQWFRYGYGRAEQKTDDCSMAQIEEAFEKSGNDIKELLVALTQTHAFRYRHAPVPGGEY; translated from the coding sequence ATGAAGCGTTTCCTCAGGACAGCTTGGCTCGCCGGCCCACTGCTTGCTGCGGCGTGTACGGGCAACCTCGGCGATCTGCCCTCCGAGCCCACGACCGGCGAGGCCGAAAGCCCGGTGTGCACCGGCGGCATCGAGCCCGGCAAGTCGCCGATCCGGCGCATGACGCGGCTCGAGTACAACAACACCGTCCACGATCTCCTCGGCGACGACACCAAGCCCGCGAGCGGCTTCGTTCCCGAGGAAGAGGCGCTCGGGTTCAACAATCAGGCGAGCGCGCTCGTCGTGAGCCCGCTGCTCGCCGAGCAGTACATGCAGGCCGCCGAGGACCTCGCCGCGGTGGCGGCGCCGGGGCTGCTCGCGAAGATCCCTTCGTGCACCAACGATACGGCCTCCAGCGCTTGCACGGGCGAGGTCGCGAAGGTCGTCGAGGACCTCGGAAAGCGCGCCTTCCGCCGCCCCGTCGCGTCCGACGAGGTGACCGAGTACGTCGACCTCTTCACGACGGGCACGGGCCTCGGCGCCTCGCCGAAGGATCCCTCCGTGGGCATCCAGCTCGTCGTGCAGGCGATGCTCCAGGCGCCGCATTTCCTCTACCGCGTCGAGCTCGGCACGAGCGAGTCGGTCGAGGGCGACGTGGTCTCGCTGTCGTCGTGGGAGATGGCGTCGCGGCTTTCGTACCTCTTCTGGAACACGATGCCCGACCCCGATCTCTTCGCGGCGGCCGAGGCGGACGAGCTCACCGATCCGGCGCAGATCGAGGCGCAGGCGCGGCGGCTGCTGGCGGATCCGCGGGCGCGCGCGGGGGTCACGAACTTCCACGACCAGTGGCTCGGGCTCGGCAAGATCGAGGACGTCGCCTCGAGCGGCAAGGATCCGGTCCTGTACCCCGACTACAGCGACGCGCTCTTGCCGCTCATGCGCGAGGAGACCGAGCGCTTCTTCGACCACGCGATCTTCGAGGAGGACGCGGACGTGACCTCGCTGTTCACGGCGCCCTGGTCGATGATGAACAAGCCGCTCGCGGATTTTTACGGGGTCACGGGCCCGAAGGGTGACGCGTTCGAGCGGGTCGAGCTCGATCCGGAGAAGCACGCGGGGTTCATCACGCAGGCGGGGCTTTTGACGCTCTACGCCAAGCCGAACCGCACCTCGCCCGTGCATCGCGGCAAGTGGGTGCGCCAGAGCCTGCTCTGTCAGATCCCGCCCCCGCCGCCCGACGCGGTGCCTCCCGCGCCGGACGTCGATCCGACGAAGACCACGCGCGAGCAGTTCTCCGAGCACACGAGCAACGAGCTTTGCCGCAACTGCCATCGGATGCTCGATCCGATCGGGTTCGGGCTCGAGAACTACGACGCCCTCGGCCGCTATCGCGACAAGGAGAACGGCAAGCCCGTCGACGCCTCGGGCGAGGTCCTGGAGACGCGCGACGCGAATGGGCCGTTCAACGGGGCGATCGAGCTCGCCGAGCGGCTCGGCGGGAGCGATCAGGTGCGCGACTGCGTGAGCCGGCAATGGTTCCGCTACGGCTACGGCCGCGCCGAGCAGAAGACGGACGATTGCTCGATGGCGCAGATCGAAGAGGCCTTCGAGAAGAGCGGCAACGACATCAAGGAGCTGCTCGTGGCGCTCACGCAGACCCACGCCTTCCGCTACCGCCACGCCCCGGTCCCCGGAGGGGAGTACTGA
- a CDS encoding nucleotide-binding protein: MSIEKHRSRHVGIAASLGLLASGSVIVAGCPGRLDDIDRYKPKPPGAFVCPDTLETFVARCGQDVCHGSMNPAASLDLVSPGVAERVVGAAAKGCGGALVDIDDPEASLFYTKLAEPMPSCGLRMPLGGAAFTEDELGCVKTWIASLAPVEPDAGCAQCVCIPGTVESCYSGPEGTEGVGICKPGTRTCNPEGLTWSACEGEVLPAMEECLQPEDEDCDGNAPECPQTWSKSWGDVLTQYARGVDVDGAGNVYVVGDFEGTVDFGGGPLTSLADKSDVFLVKHDKYGNFVWAHRFGDASSQYALGLAVDASGAATITGRVFGSIDFGGGPLQSAGLDDVFVAKLDADGNHVWSERFGSAEAQRGERVDLDPAGNPVVVGEFAGSMTAGAETITSAGLNDAFALKLDGATGAPLWATRIGGAGEDQAQGVGIDAQGATFVAGRFSGAADAGGVALSSAGLSDAFVAKLGSSGSVIWAKAFGGADVDQAYDVAVEAATGQAVVVGAFSTTINFGGAALTSAGSRDYFVAKLDGLGGHVWSKRFGDATDQLVGEVEANVRMSVAVNAQGGAVVSGSLSGAADFGGGPVKSAGKLDVFVAWLGKGGEHVGSKAFGTAGTQTGLDVAADGPYAIVVGRYLGSMSFGFGTHVSLGDSDAFVAKVAP; this comes from the coding sequence ATGTCCATTGAGAAGCACCGCTCGCGCCACGTCGGGATCGCGGCCTCGCTCGGCCTCCTCGCCTCGGGCTCGGTGATCGTCGCCGGCTGCCCGGGCCGGCTCGACGACATCGATCGCTACAAGCCCAAGCCCCCCGGCGCCTTCGTCTGTCCCGACACCCTCGAGACCTTCGTGGCGCGCTGCGGGCAGGACGTGTGTCACGGCTCCATGAACCCGGCCGCGTCGCTCGATCTCGTGTCGCCGGGCGTCGCCGAGCGCGTGGTGGGCGCGGCGGCCAAGGGCTGCGGCGGCGCGCTCGTCGATATCGACGACCCCGAGGCGAGCCTGTTTTACACGAAGCTCGCCGAGCCCATGCCGAGCTGCGGCCTGCGCATGCCCCTCGGCGGCGCGGCCTTCACCGAGGACGAGCTGGGCTGCGTGAAGACCTGGATCGCCTCGCTCGCGCCCGTCGAGCCGGACGCGGGGTGCGCGCAATGCGTCTGCATCCCGGGCACCGTGGAGAGCTGCTATTCGGGCCCCGAGGGCACCGAGGGCGTGGGCATCTGCAAGCCCGGCACGCGCACGTGCAACCCCGAGGGCCTCACCTGGAGCGCGTGCGAGGGCGAGGTGTTGCCCGCCATGGAGGAGTGCCTCCAGCCCGAGGACGAGGATTGCGACGGCAATGCGCCGGAGTGCCCGCAGACGTGGAGCAAGTCGTGGGGCGACGTGCTCACGCAGTACGCGCGCGGGGTGGACGTCGACGGGGCCGGCAACGTGTACGTGGTCGGCGATTTCGAGGGCACGGTCGATTTCGGCGGCGGGCCGCTCACGTCGCTCGCGGACAAGAGCGACGTCTTTCTGGTCAAGCACGACAAGTACGGCAACTTCGTCTGGGCCCATCGCTTCGGCGACGCGAGCAGCCAGTACGCGCTCGGGCTCGCGGTGGACGCGTCCGGCGCGGCGACGATCACGGGCAGGGTCTTCGGCTCCATCGATTTCGGCGGCGGGCCCCTTCAATCGGCCGGGCTGGACGACGTGTTCGTGGCCAAGCTCGACGCCGACGGCAATCACGTCTGGAGCGAGCGCTTCGGCAGCGCGGAGGCGCAGCGCGGCGAGCGCGTGGACCTCGACCCCGCGGGCAACCCCGTCGTGGTCGGCGAATTCGCGGGCAGCATGACGGCCGGCGCCGAGACGATCACGAGCGCGGGGCTGAACGACGCGTTCGCGCTGAAGCTCGACGGGGCGACCGGCGCGCCCCTGTGGGCCACCCGGATCGGCGGCGCGGGCGAGGATCAAGCGCAGGGCGTGGGCATCGACGCGCAGGGCGCGACCTTCGTGGCCGGCCGCTTCTCGGGCGCGGCGGACGCGGGCGGCGTGGCGCTATCGAGCGCGGGCCTGTCCGACGCGTTCGTGGCCAAGCTCGGCTCGTCCGGGAGCGTGATCTGGGCAAAGGCGTTTGGCGGAGCGGACGTCGATCAGGCCTACGACGTGGCCGTGGAGGCAGCGACCGGGCAAGCGGTCGTGGTCGGGGCGTTCTCGACGACGATCAATTTCGGCGGCGCGGCGCTCACGAGCGCGGGGTCCCGCGATTACTTCGTGGCGAAGCTCGACGGCCTCGGCGGGCACGTGTGGAGCAAGCGTTTCGGCGACGCGACCGATCAGCTCGTCGGCGAGGTGGAGGCGAACGTGCGGATGAGCGTCGCCGTGAACGCGCAGGGCGGTGCCGTGGTGTCGGGGTCGCTGAGCGGCGCGGCCGATTTCGGCGGCGGGCCCGTGAAGAGCGCGGGCAAGCTCGATGTCTTCGTCGCCTGGCTCGGCAAGGGCGGCGAGCACGTCGGCAGCAAGGCATTCGGCACCGCCGGGACGCAGACCGGCCTCGACGTGGCCGCGGACGGCCCCTACGCGATCGTCGTGGGCCGGTATCTCGGCTCGATGTCGTTCGGCTTCGGCACCCATGTGTCGCTCGGCGACAGCGACGCGTTCGTGGCGAAGGTCGCGCCTTAG
- a CDS encoding mechanosensitive ion channel family protein, whose product MNDQIKHYADAAVLLGMSIGLKILGALAVWIGGRIVIRAVLKLLDRSAAARKLDDTISRYLHSAANALLNILLIITVLGVFGVETMTFAGVLAAAGVAVGLAWSGLLSNWASGIFMVVLRPFKVGDVISVAGTTGLVHSIGLFVTALDTGDGVRTYIGNSKIFSDTIQNFSENPTRRVDLLAQLPNEADVPKAIATLQAALAANPKVLKDPAPVVDILQFTLAGPVLAVRPFCRNEHYLDVVFATNLAIHTELGKLGFPVAANPVMVTQPLAPPAGRNLVTGSLQS is encoded by the coding sequence ATGAACGACCAGATCAAGCATTACGCCGACGCGGCCGTGCTGCTCGGCATGAGCATCGGGCTCAAGATCCTCGGCGCCCTCGCCGTGTGGATCGGCGGCCGCATCGTCATCCGCGCGGTCCTGAAGCTGCTCGATCGGAGCGCCGCCGCGCGCAAGCTCGACGACACCATCTCGCGCTACCTGCACTCGGCGGCGAACGCGCTGCTCAACATCCTCCTGATCATCACGGTCCTCGGCGTCTTCGGCGTCGAGACCATGACCTTCGCGGGCGTGCTCGCGGCGGCGGGCGTCGCGGTGGGCCTCGCCTGGTCGGGGCTCCTTTCGAACTGGGCCTCGGGCATCTTCATGGTCGTGCTGCGCCCCTTCAAGGTCGGCGACGTGATCTCGGTCGCGGGCACCACAGGCCTGGTCCACTCGATCGGCCTGTTCGTGACCGCGCTCGACACGGGCGACGGCGTCCGCACGTACATCGGCAATAGCAAGATCTTCTCGGACACGATCCAGAACTTCTCCGAGAACCCCACCCGCCGCGTGGATCTCCTCGCGCAGCTCCCGAACGAGGCGGACGTGCCGAAGGCGATCGCGACGCTGCAGGCGGCCCTCGCGGCCAATCCGAAGGTGCTGAAGGACCCGGCGCCGGTCGTGGACATCTTGCAGTTCACGCTCGCGGGCCCGGTGCTCGCCGTGCGCCCCTTTTGCCGCAACGAGCATTACCTGGACGTGGTTTTCGCGACGAACCTCGCCATCCACACCGAGCTCGGCAAGCTCGGCTTCCCCGTCGCGGCGAATCCGGTGATGGTGACCCAGCCGCTCGCGCCGCCCGCCGGGCGAAACCTGGTGACCGGCTCGCTCCAGTCCTGA
- a CDS encoding serine/threonine-protein kinase, with amino-acid sequence MSAASPESNPAEERLGRVLRDKWRLDRVLGAGGFGAVYAATHRNGKRVAIKILHRGLSVYPEVRDRFLREAYAVNAVDHPGVVSVLDDDVDEDGSIFLVMELLEGETLEDRRIRSGGKLDVFEVLSVADQVLDVLAAAHDKGVIHRDLKPENVFLQRTGQVKLLDFGIAKQRRSRGNFVTMEGMMLGTPAFMPPEQARGKLDMVDERSDLWALAATLWSLLTGEPVHGDLTPQESLAACISRPAPSLATAVPGAPRPLVDLIDRALAFEREGRFQSAREMQQAVRLAYQIMRGSHSAPPPPAPPPAPPSGDEEPPTEIFDRAPLPDARPRLASFSDDDPTEVVDRHRATLVRGTSPNRPGPQLASIFDSADFSASVSVSAPARTPVVEAKKPARRSVSAATPTTTKPLSRPARVLITVLVALMLIASLAFAVVAVMHLLGKV; translated from the coding sequence ATGTCGGCCGCATCCCCCGAGAGCAACCCTGCCGAAGAGCGCCTCGGCCGCGTGCTGCGCGACAAGTGGCGCCTCGATCGGGTGCTTGGCGCGGGCGGGTTCGGCGCGGTTTACGCGGCGACGCATAGGAACGGCAAGCGCGTCGCCATCAAGATCCTCCACCGCGGCCTGAGCGTTTACCCCGAGGTCCGCGACCGGTTTCTCCGCGAGGCCTACGCCGTCAACGCGGTCGATCACCCGGGCGTGGTCTCGGTGCTCGACGACGACGTCGACGAGGACGGCAGCATCTTTCTGGTGATGGAGCTGCTCGAGGGCGAGACCCTCGAGGATCGCCGCATCCGCAGCGGCGGCAAGCTCGACGTCTTCGAGGTCCTGTCCGTCGCCGATCAGGTGCTCGACGTCCTCGCGGCCGCGCACGACAAGGGCGTCATCCACCGCGACCTGAAGCCGGAGAACGTCTTTCTCCAGCGCACCGGGCAGGTCAAGCTCCTCGATTTCGGCATTGCGAAGCAGCGCCGCTCGCGCGGCAACTTCGTCACCATGGAGGGCATGATGCTCGGGACGCCGGCCTTCATGCCGCCCGAGCAGGCGCGCGGCAAGCTCGACATGGTCGACGAGCGCTCCGACCTCTGGGCCCTCGCCGCCACGCTCTGGAGCCTGCTCACCGGCGAGCCCGTGCACGGCGATCTGACCCCGCAAGAGTCGCTCGCGGCCTGCATCTCGAGGCCCGCCCCCTCGCTCGCGACGGCGGTGCCTGGCGCGCCGCGGCCGCTCGTCGACCTCATCGATCGCGCCCTCGCCTTCGAGCGCGAGGGCCGATTCCAGAGCGCGCGCGAGATGCAGCAGGCCGTGCGCCTCGCCTATCAGATCATGCGCGGCAGCCACTCGGCCCCGCCCCCGCCCGCGCCCCCGCCCGCGCCCCCGAGCGGCGACGAGGAGCCACCGACCGAGATCTTCGATCGCGCTCCCCTCCCCGACGCGCGCCCGAGGCTCGCGAGCTTCTCCGACGACGATCCGACCGAGGTCGTCGACCGGCACCGCGCGACGCTCGTCCGCGGGACGTCGCCGAACCGGCCGGGCCCTCAGCTCGCGTCGATCTTCGACTCGGCCGACTTCAGCGCCTCGGTCTCGGTCTCCGCCCCCGCGCGCACGCCCGTGGTGGAGGCGAAGAAGCCCGCCCGCCGCTCCGTGAGCGCGGCGACCCCCACGACGACGAAGCCGCTCAGCCGCCCCGCGCGCGTGCTCATCACGGTGCTCGTGGCCCTGATGCTCATCGCCTCGCTCGCGTTCGCGGTCGTGGCGGTGATGCACCTCCTGGGCAAGGTCTAG
- a CDS encoding aldo/keto reductase produces MQYTRLGRTGLKVSRLCLGTMNFGPQTTEEDSFRIMDRALELGLNFFDTADVYGWKKGEGVTEQIIGRWFAQGGGRREKTIIATKVYGNMGDWPNQSRVSALHIREACEQSLRRLQTDHIDLYQMHHIDRDTPWDELWQAMDVLVKQGKVLYVGSSNFAGWHIAQACEAAKSRHFLGLVSEQSLYNLIDRTIELEVIPAAQSYGLGIIPWSPLKGGILGGALKKTTEGRRTSEFAQKNLEKYRPKLERYEALCEKIGEKPADVGLAWLVAQPGVTAPIIGPRTIEQLDGSLRALDMKLDEATRTELEEIFPGPGGPAPEAYAW; encoded by the coding sequence ATGCAATACACGCGTCTCGGCAGAACCGGCCTCAAAGTCAGCCGCCTGTGCCTCGGCACGATGAACTTCGGCCCCCAGACGACCGAAGAAGACTCGTTCCGCATCATGGACCGAGCCCTCGAGCTCGGTCTCAACTTCTTCGACACCGCCGACGTCTACGGCTGGAAAAAAGGCGAAGGCGTCACCGAGCAGATCATTGGCCGCTGGTTCGCGCAAGGCGGCGGCCGCCGCGAAAAGACCATCATCGCCACCAAGGTCTACGGCAACATGGGCGACTGGCCCAACCAGTCGCGCGTCTCGGCCCTGCACATCCGCGAAGCCTGCGAGCAGTCGCTCCGCCGCCTGCAAACCGACCACATCGACCTCTACCAGATGCACCACATCGACCGCGACACGCCGTGGGACGAGCTCTGGCAAGCGATGGACGTGCTCGTGAAGCAAGGCAAAGTCCTCTACGTCGGCTCCTCGAACTTCGCCGGCTGGCACATCGCCCAGGCCTGCGAAGCCGCCAAGTCCCGCCACTTCCTCGGCCTCGTCTCCGAGCAGAGCCTCTACAACCTCATCGACCGCACCATCGAGCTGGAGGTCATCCCCGCCGCGCAATCCTACGGCCTCGGCATCATCCCCTGGAGCCCTCTCAAAGGCGGCATCCTCGGCGGCGCCCTCAAAAAGACCACCGAAGGCCGCCGCACGAGCGAGTTCGCGCAGAAGAACCTCGAAAAGTACCGCCCCAAGCTCGAGCGCTACGAGGCCCTCTGCGAAAAGATCGGCGAGAAACCCGCCGACGTCGGCCTGGCCTGGCTCGTCGCGCAGCCCGGCGTGACCGCCCCCATCATCGGCCCGCGCACCATCGAGCAGCTCGACGGCTCCCTGCGCGCCCTCGACATGAAGCTCGACGAAGCCACCCGCACCGAGCTCGAAGAAATCTTCCCCGGCCCCGGCGGCCCCGCCCCCGAGGCTTACGCTTGGTGA
- a CDS encoding AAA family ATPase, translating to MERIQLKNVGPIGEADVTLGDLTVLVGPQATGKSVFLQVLKLIVDFPAIQAELRRFNIDWQGDPQSFFELYFGDGMGDLWGTESGLWVDGETRSLPDFARSPRNRSKDEHLFFIPAQRVMSLRDGLTRPFTDYRAGDPFALRAFSEKLHGLVQNEFGKDPGLFPKANRLNASLREPLVEHVFGGFGLNVDAEKFQKRIVLSPPEGGKSLPYLVWSAGQREFVPLLLGLYWLLPPGKVSRRGELEWVVIEELEMGLHPKAISATLALVLELLSRGYRVCLSTHSPHVLDVVWGLQFLKANGGEPGEVLEILGLSVNPSTKKLAKAALDKTFKVHSFRRGAPVEDISGLDPTSESKEEAGWGGLTEFSGRVGDVVAKVARRAENERDA from the coding sequence ATGGAACGCATCCAGTTGAAGAACGTCGGGCCCATCGGCGAGGCCGACGTCACCCTGGGAGACCTGACCGTGCTGGTTGGCCCTCAGGCGACGGGCAAGAGCGTGTTCTTGCAGGTGCTGAAGCTGATCGTCGACTTCCCGGCCATCCAGGCCGAGCTCCGGCGCTTCAACATCGACTGGCAGGGCGACCCGCAGAGCTTCTTCGAGCTGTACTTCGGCGATGGCATGGGCGACCTGTGGGGGACCGAGAGCGGGCTCTGGGTCGATGGCGAGACGAGGTCGCTTCCGGACTTCGCGAGGTCTCCGAGGAATCGCTCCAAGGACGAGCATCTGTTCTTCATCCCCGCCCAGCGCGTCATGAGCCTGCGCGACGGCTTGACGCGACCGTTCACCGATTATCGCGCGGGCGACCCGTTCGCGCTGCGTGCGTTCAGCGAGAAGCTCCACGGGCTCGTGCAGAACGAGTTCGGCAAGGATCCGGGCCTCTTCCCGAAAGCGAATCGGCTCAACGCGTCGCTACGCGAGCCCCTCGTCGAGCACGTGTTCGGCGGCTTCGGGCTGAACGTCGATGCGGAGAAGTTCCAGAAGCGGATCGTGCTCAGTCCGCCCGAGGGTGGAAAGAGCCTGCCGTATCTCGTCTGGTCGGCGGGGCAGAGGGAATTCGTGCCCCTCCTGCTCGGGCTCTACTGGCTCCTGCCGCCGGGGAAGGTGTCCCGTCGAGGCGAGCTCGAATGGGTGGTCATCGAAGAGCTGGAGATGGGGCTCCACCCGAAGGCCATCTCGGCCACCCTGGCCCTCGTGCTCGAGCTTCTGTCCCGTGGCTACCGCGTGTGCCTGTCGACGCACTCGCCGCACGTCCTCGATGTCGTGTGGGGCTTGCAGTTCCTGAAGGCGAACGGAGGGGAGCCTGGAGAAGTGCTCGAGATCCTCGGCCTGAGCGTGAACCCGAGCACCAAGAAGCTCGCGAAAGCAGCGCTCGACAAGACGTTCAAGGTTCATTCGTTCCGGCGCGGCGCTCCGGTGGAGGACATCTCGGGGCTCGACCCGACGTCGGAATCGAAGGAAGAAGCGGGATGGGGCGGGTTGACCGAGTTCTCCGGTCGCGTGGGTGACGTGGTGGCGAAGGTCGCGCGGCGCGCGGAGAACGAGCGCGACGCATGA
- a CDS encoding DUF1552 domain-containing protein, with protein MKTHKLGRRAVLRGLGGVAIGLPFLEAMGCSRESAPAAERIGRSGFGVEFPKRLLVFYTPNGTVPTNYWPTGDESNFTLSKILEPLEAHKQDLLILGGIDALSALSGPGDAHQKGTGSCLTGIENQEGDFPGDGGLSCGWNNGISLDQEIANAIGQKTKLLSLELGVLVYGSNVGSRISYKGPAQPLPPENDPYAVFDRIFGDLSADPGAEARKTAQRKAVLGKIKGDYQKLSAKLGADDQKKLDGHIAAIEDIATRLDNGGGVVLSGACQKPDLGAPIDVTKVVNLEAAGRLQMDLLTMAFACDATRVGTLMWTNSATAKVFGFLGADVTEGHHPLAHKGDDDLVARDHLTRINRFYAQQFAYLLEKLKSIPEGNGTLLDNTVVLWTNEQSKGNNHERHDMPYILAGGGGGVLKTGRYVKQAKNVAHNDLLLAILHTFGIEKATFGNPVFCKGPLAGLTA; from the coding sequence ATGAAGACGCACAAGCTTGGTCGCCGCGCGGTGCTGCGTGGCCTCGGTGGAGTCGCGATCGGCCTGCCTTTCCTCGAGGCGATGGGCTGCTCGCGCGAGTCGGCGCCTGCGGCCGAGAGGATCGGGCGCAGCGGCTTCGGGGTGGAGTTTCCGAAGCGGCTGCTCGTCTTCTACACGCCGAACGGCACGGTGCCGACGAACTACTGGCCCACGGGGGACGAGTCGAATTTCACGCTGTCGAAGATCCTCGAGCCGCTCGAGGCGCACAAGCAGGACCTGTTGATCCTGGGCGGCATCGACGCGCTCTCGGCGCTGTCGGGGCCTGGCGATGCGCATCAGAAGGGCACCGGGAGCTGCTTGACCGGGATCGAGAACCAGGAGGGCGACTTCCCGGGAGACGGCGGCCTGTCCTGCGGGTGGAACAACGGCATCTCGCTCGATCAGGAGATCGCGAACGCGATCGGGCAGAAGACGAAGCTCCTGTCGCTCGAGCTCGGGGTGCTCGTGTACGGGTCGAACGTGGGCTCGCGCATCTCGTACAAGGGGCCTGCGCAGCCGCTGCCGCCGGAGAACGATCCGTATGCGGTGTTCGATCGCATCTTCGGCGATCTGTCGGCGGATCCTGGCGCAGAGGCGCGCAAGACGGCGCAGCGCAAGGCCGTGCTGGGCAAGATCAAGGGCGACTATCAGAAGCTCAGCGCGAAGCTCGGGGCGGACGATCAGAAGAAGCTCGACGGGCACATCGCGGCGATCGAGGACATCGCGACGCGGCTCGACAACGGCGGCGGGGTGGTGCTCTCGGGCGCGTGCCAGAAGCCGGATCTGGGTGCGCCGATCGACGTGACCAAGGTGGTGAACCTGGAGGCGGCGGGCAGGCTGCAGATGGATCTGCTGACGATGGCGTTCGCGTGCGATGCGACGCGGGTCGGCACCCTGATGTGGACGAACTCGGCGACGGCGAAGGTGTTCGGGTTCCTCGGGGCGGACGTCACCGAGGGGCATCATCCGCTCGCGCACAAGGGTGACGACGACCTCGTGGCGCGCGATCACCTGACGCGGATCAACCGCTTTTACGCGCAGCAGTTCGCGTATCTGCTCGAGAAGCTCAAGTCGATCCCGGAGGGGAACGGGACGCTGCTCGACAACACGGTGGTGCTCTGGACCAACGAGCAGTCGAAGGGCAACAACCACGAGCGGCACGACATGCCGTACATCCTCGCGGGTGGTGGTGGTGGTGTGCTGAAGACGGGGCGCTACGTGAAGCAGGCGAAGAACGTGGCGCACAACGATCTGCTGCTCGCCATCCTGCACACGTTCGGGATCGAGAAGGCCACGTTCGGCAATCCGGTCTTCTGCAAAGGCCCGCTCGCCGGCCTCACGGCCTAG